One region of Flavobacterium sp. KACC 22763 genomic DNA includes:
- a CDS encoding DUF1501 domain-containing protein: MNRRNFLTLTGTFTGGLLVLPDFLHAFGSQNNLVVGEQCVVFVQLNGGNDGLNTFIPYDDPLYYDLRTKIALNKDIVVGKNKGMAFHPSLKDFAQMQQNGDLTVIQNVGYPEPIRSHFRSQEIWQTATDSNKYINEGWLGRFLDLQCNGHQATAGINLDSIDNLALKGVEPNFITVKDPNRFKVKSKEENVTLSQNPHLDFVRKIANSVTEGSDEIQKALAKSKTEISYPKTELSKNLEWIARLIKGNLNSKIYYTSLNGFDTHDNQLSIHERKLTDLNDALYSFYSDLKQSQLVQNVTIVVFSEFGRRVKDNGNGTDHGTAAPMFIIGGNNKGTILGKNPNLADLDNGDLKYEIDFRSVYASLLKEKMNFDYAKIGISNKPISGLFT, translated from the coding sequence ATGAACAGAAGAAATTTTCTAACATTGACGGGAACTTTTACAGGCGGATTGCTAGTGCTTCCTGATTTTTTACACGCTTTTGGTTCTCAGAACAATTTGGTTGTGGGAGAACAATGTGTTGTTTTTGTACAGCTGAATGGAGGAAATGACGGTTTAAATACTTTCATTCCGTATGATGATCCTTTGTATTATGATTTACGAACGAAGATTGCTTTAAATAAAGATATTGTTGTTGGGAAAAATAAAGGAATGGCATTTCATCCTTCGTTAAAAGATTTTGCCCAAATGCAGCAAAATGGTGATTTAACGGTAATTCAGAATGTGGGTTATCCTGAGCCAATTCGTTCGCACTTTAGGAGTCAAGAAATTTGGCAGACTGCAACGGATTCTAATAAATACATAAATGAAGGCTGGCTCGGAAGATTTCTGGATTTGCAATGCAACGGACATCAGGCAACAGCTGGAATAAATTTAGATTCGATTGATAATTTGGCTTTAAAAGGAGTGGAGCCGAATTTTATAACGGTAAAAGATCCAAACCGATTTAAAGTCAAATCAAAAGAAGAAAATGTGACTTTGTCTCAGAATCCGCATTTGGATTTTGTTCGAAAAATAGCCAATTCGGTAACTGAAGGTTCAGATGAAATTCAGAAAGCTTTGGCAAAGTCTAAAACCGAAATCAGTTATCCAAAAACAGAATTATCTAAAAACTTAGAATGGATTGCGAGATTGATAAAAGGAAATCTAAATTCAAAAATATACTACACATCGCTCAACGGATTTGATACACACGATAACCAGCTTTCTATTCACGAAAGAAAACTAACTGATTTAAATGATGCCTTATATAGTTTTTATTCTGATTTAAAGCAGTCACAATTAGTGCAGAATGTCACAATTGTAGTTTTCTCAGAATTCGGGCGACGAGTAAAAGACAACGGCAACGGAACAGATCACGGAACTGCGGCGCCAATGTTTATCATTGGAGGAAATAATAAAGGAACTATTTTAGGGAAAAATCCAAATCTAGCAGACTTGGATAATGGCGATTTAAAATACGAAATTGATTTCAGAAGTGTCTATGCTTCTTTATTAAAAGAAAAAATGAACTTCGATTATGCTAAAATAGGGATTTCGAATAAGCCGATTTCGGGATTGTTTACATAA
- a CDS encoding MarC family protein: MLEIDFKEIITVSMVLFAVIDIVGSIPIIVNLRAKVGHIESEKASIVAGAIMIVFLFVGEGLLNLIGIDVHSFAVAGSFVLFFLALEMILGIRIYRDEEPGSASIVPLAFPLIAGAGTMTTLLSLRSQFHTINIIIAIVLNIILVYIVLKSSKKIENLLGENGLGVVRKTFGVILLAIAVKLFAANVKGLFV; this comes from the coding sequence ATGTTAGAAATCGATTTTAAAGAAATCATTACCGTTAGTATGGTGCTTTTTGCCGTAATTGATATTGTTGGTTCAATTCCGATTATAGTGAATTTAAGAGCTAAAGTCGGACACATCGAATCTGAAAAAGCTTCTATTGTGGCAGGTGCCATTATGATTGTTTTTCTTTTTGTTGGGGAAGGTTTATTAAATTTAATTGGTATTGATGTTCATTCGTTTGCTGTTGCAGGATCGTTCGTTTTGTTCTTTCTGGCTTTAGAAATGATTTTAGGAATCAGAATTTATCGTGACGAAGAACCTGGATCTGCTTCTATCGTTCCATTGGCTTTTCCTTTGATTGCAGGAGCAGGAACCATGACCACTTTATTATCGCTTCGATCTCAGTTTCATACGATTAATATTATTATTGCAATTGTGCTGAATATTATATTGGTTTATATCGTTTTGAAGTCTTCTAAAAAAATAGAAAATCTATTGGGAGAGAACGGACTTGGAGTGGTTCGCAAGACATTTGGAGTGATACTTTTAGCAATTGCTGTTAAATTATTCGCTGCTAATGTTAAAGGTTTGTTTGTCTAA
- a CDS encoding nuclear transport factor 2 family protein, whose protein sequence is MKIETVVDAEIELLTAIKKSDVMALETILHDDLLFNMPDGQTITKDFDLQTYRSGKIKIDSLEGSDQIVNIIGDSAVVTVTVALKGAYDGNPINGVFKYIRVWKKIGKNLKVIAGSCVQLA, encoded by the coding sequence ATGAAAATAGAAACCGTTGTTGATGCAGAAATCGAACTCTTGACTGCAATTAAAAAATCGGATGTTATGGCTTTGGAAACAATCCTTCATGATGATTTATTGTTTAATATGCCCGACGGACAAACCATCACTAAAGATTTCGATTTACAAACATACCGTTCTGGAAAGATTAAAATTGATTCATTGGAAGGTTCAGATCAAATCGTGAATATAATTGGCGATTCTGCCGTAGTCACTGTTACAGTCGCGTTAAAAGGAGCTTATGATGGCAATCCGATTAACGGAGTTTTCAAGTACATCAGAGTCTGGAAAAAAATAGGGAAAAATCTAAAAGTTATAGCAGGAAGCTGTGTTCAGCTGGCGTAA
- a CDS encoding DUF3109 family protein gives MFQLGKTIISEDILEKEFVCNLSACKGACCVDGDAGAPLNEAETKILEEIYPKVKPFLRKEGIEAIEAQGTWVKGTDGDLETPLIDNKDCAYVIFDGKTALCGIEQAYNQGVVDWKKPVSCHLYPIRVKDFTEFAAVNYDKWDICDDACSLGKELEVPVYKFVKEALIRRFGEDWYLELEKVAEELKNS, from the coding sequence ATGTTTCAGTTAGGTAAAACTATTATTTCAGAGGACATTCTGGAAAAAGAATTTGTGTGCAACTTGTCTGCTTGTAAAGGAGCTTGTTGCGTTGATGGAGATGCGGGCGCGCCTTTGAATGAGGCTGAAACTAAAATCTTAGAAGAAATTTATCCAAAAGTAAAACCTTTTTTACGAAAAGAAGGAATAGAGGCAATCGAAGCTCAAGGAACTTGGGTAAAAGGAACTGATGGTGATCTTGAAACTCCGCTTATTGATAATAAAGATTGCGCTTACGTAATTTTTGATGGAAAAACTGCGCTTTGTGGAATTGAGCAAGCATATAATCAAGGAGTAGTCGACTGGAAAAAGCCAGTTTCTTGTCATTTATATCCAATTCGTGTAAAAGACTTCACAGAATTTGCAGCGGTAAATTATGATAAATGGGATATTTGCGATGATGCTTGTTCTTTAGGAAAAGAATTGGAAGTTCCGGTTTACAAATTTGTAAAAGAAGCGCTGATTCGCCGTTTTGGAGAGGACTGGTATTTGGAACTTGAAAAGGTAGCAGAAGAACTCAAAAATTCTTAA
- a CDS encoding prephenate dehydratase: MTTKIAIQGIKGSFHHQVVKEYFSENVDIDECLSFEELIDSLIAGKSDQAVMAIENSIAGPIIPNYALIDKNNLHIIGEHYLNIQQNLMALKGQKIEDIREVHSHPMALLQCMDFLKQYPNIKLVEDKDTAETARRIQEKQLTGIAAIASVTASEMYDLDIIASSIQTIKNNMTRFVIIKKQNSFLPESEINRASVKFELDHKRGSLAAVLNVMSDCKLNLTKIQSLPKIETPWKYSFFVDVTFEKYEDFAKAKTLLNIMAEYFKVLGEYKNTRP, encoded by the coding sequence ATGACAACGAAAATTGCAATACAAGGTATAAAAGGATCATTTCATCATCAGGTTGTGAAAGAGTATTTCTCTGAAAATGTGGATATTGATGAATGCTTGTCTTTTGAAGAATTGATCGACAGCCTTATTGCCGGAAAATCGGATCAGGCTGTTATGGCAATCGAAAATTCAATTGCAGGGCCAATTATTCCAAATTATGCATTGATTGACAAGAATAATTTGCACATAATTGGAGAGCATTATTTAAACATTCAGCAGAATTTAATGGCTTTAAAAGGTCAGAAAATTGAAGACATAAGAGAAGTTCATTCACACCCAATGGCACTTTTGCAATGTATGGATTTCTTGAAACAATATCCAAATATCAAATTGGTTGAGGATAAAGATACAGCTGAAACAGCTAGAAGAATTCAAGAAAAACAGTTGACTGGAATTGCAGCAATTGCAAGCGTAACTGCTTCTGAAATGTACGATCTGGATATTATTGCATCATCGATTCAAACGATTAAAAACAATATGACACGTTTCGTAATCATTAAAAAGCAAAATTCATTTTTGCCAGAAAGCGAAATTAATAGAGCTTCTGTAAAATTTGAATTAGATCATAAAAGAGGAAGCTTAGCAGCAGTTTTGAATGTAATGAGTGACTGTAAACTGAATTTGACAAAAATCCAGTCGCTTCCAAAAATTGAAACACCTTGGAAATATTCATTCTTCGTAGATGTAACATTCGAGAAATACGAAGATTTTGCAAAAGCTAAAACATTATTAAACATCATGGCAGAATATTTCAAAGTGTTAGGAGAATATAAGAATACAAGACCTTAA
- a CDS encoding FAD-dependent oxidoreductase: MFDVLIIGGGVSGMSCALVLGSAKNKTFVTDKKIGIFTHQKNSSLQEAIFYNAYGITPGKLGSELLTESTQDLATTYPHITQIPNEKVIKIEGSYPEFTVVTNKNSYKTKNIVVGIGSANTFDIEGLIQFVEPHKKALPEKQRIQLKNEDHKVADGIYAIGTLAGWRSQLAIAAGSGAAVATDILTLWNNGVQTHAHDSIR, encoded by the coding sequence ATGTTTGATGTTTTAATTATCGGCGGAGGAGTATCAGGCATGTCTTGTGCTCTGGTCTTAGGGTCCGCAAAAAACAAAACTTTTGTTACTGATAAAAAAATCGGAATTTTTACCCACCAGAAAAATTCTTCTTTACAAGAGGCAATATTTTATAACGCTTACGGAATTACACCAGGAAAATTAGGTTCTGAACTTTTAACTGAAAGCACACAGGATTTAGCCACAACTTACCCGCATATTACTCAGATTCCAAATGAAAAGGTAATAAAAATTGAGGGCAGCTATCCTGAATTTACTGTAGTTACCAACAAGAATTCATACAAAACTAAAAATATTGTGGTCGGAATTGGTTCTGCCAATACTTTCGACATTGAAGGTTTAATACAATTTGTTGAACCTCACAAAAAAGCACTTCCAGAAAAACAGCGTATTCAACTTAAAAATGAAGATCATAAAGTAGCTGACGGCATTTATGCAATCGGAACTTTAGCGGGTTGGAGAAGTCAATTGGCAATTGCAGCTGGAAGTGGTGCGGCTGTTGCAACAGATATTCTTACTTTATGGAATAACGGCGTGCAAACTCACGCTCACGATAGTATTCGATAA
- a CDS encoding ribonucleoside-diphosphate reductase subunit alpha, giving the protein MYVVKRDGHREPVMFDKITERIKKLCYGLNELVDPVKVAMRVIEGLYDGVSTSELDNLAAETAASMTIAHPDYAQLAARVAISNLHSNTKKSFSETMKDMYHYVNPRNGQDAPLIADDVYKVIQENAAFLDSHIIYTRDFNYDYFGFKTLERSYLLKINGKIVERPQHMLMRVSVGIHLDDLKSVIETYDLMSKKFFTHATPTLFNAGTPKPQMSSCFLLAMQDDSIDGIYDTLKQTAKISQSAGGIGLSIHNVRATGSYIRGTNGTSNGIVPMLRVFNDTARYVDQGGGKRKGSFAIYIETWHADIFDFLDLKKNTGKEEMRARDLFFAMWTSDLFMKRVQEDSTWTLMCPNECPGLYDVYGEEFEALYTDYEFQGKGRKTIRARELWEKILESQIETGTPYMLYKDAANRKSNHKNLGTIRSSNLCTEIMEFTSKDEIAVCNLASISLPMFIDNGQFDHQALYNVTKRVTRNLNKVIDRNYYPVKEAENSNMRHRPVGLGVQGLADAFIMLRMPFTSDEAKKLNQEIFETLYFAAVTASMEMAKEEGPYSTFEGSPMSQGEFQHNMWGMKDEELSGRWDWASLRKEVVEHGVRNSLLVAPMPTASTSQILGNNEAFEPYTSNIYTRRVLSGEFIVVNKHLLEDLVKLGLWNEDLKQEIMRHNGSVQNIDKIPQDLKDLYKTVWEMSMKDIIDMSRQRGYFIDQSQSLNLFMQDANYSKLTSMHFYAWQSGLKTGMYYLRTKAAVDAIKFTLNNDKKEETAPSLVAETEAISVEDYKAMLLKAQAADPEDCEMCGS; this is encoded by the coding sequence ATGTATGTAGTAAAAAGAGATGGCCACAGAGAGCCCGTAATGTTTGATAAGATTACAGAAAGAATCAAAAAATTGTGTTACGGCTTGAATGAGCTCGTAGATCCAGTTAAGGTAGCTATGAGAGTTATCGAAGGATTGTATGATGGGGTTTCGACTTCTGAATTGGATAATCTTGCAGCAGAAACGGCGGCTTCTATGACAATTGCGCATCCTGATTATGCTCAATTGGCAGCTCGTGTAGCAATTTCTAACCTGCATTCAAATACAAAAAAATCTTTCTCAGAAACGATGAAAGATATGTATCACTATGTAAACCCAAGAAATGGTCAAGATGCGCCATTAATTGCTGATGATGTTTACAAAGTGATTCAGGAAAATGCTGCTTTTTTAGATTCTCATATCATTTATACAAGAGATTTTAATTACGATTACTTTGGTTTTAAAACCTTAGAGCGTTCTTACCTTCTTAAAATAAACGGAAAAATTGTTGAGCGTCCGCAGCACATGTTAATGCGTGTATCTGTTGGTATTCACTTAGACGATTTAAAATCGGTTATTGAAACTTACGATTTAATGTCTAAAAAGTTCTTCACGCACGCAACGCCAACGTTGTTTAATGCAGGAACTCCAAAACCTCAAATGTCTTCTTGCTTCCTTTTGGCAATGCAAGATGATAGTATTGACGGTATTTATGATACATTAAAACAAACGGCAAAAATTTCGCAATCTGCGGGAGGAATTGGCTTGTCTATTCATAACGTTCGTGCAACTGGATCTTACATTCGCGGTACAAATGGAACTTCAAACGGAATTGTTCCGATGTTGAGAGTTTTCAACGATACTGCTCGTTATGTAGATCAAGGTGGTGGAAAACGTAAAGGAAGTTTTGCGATTTACATCGAAACTTGGCATGCTGATATCTTTGATTTCTTGGATTTAAAGAAAAATACAGGAAAAGAAGAAATGCGTGCAAGAGATTTATTCTTCGCGATGTGGACATCAGATTTATTCATGAAACGTGTTCAGGAAGATTCAACATGGACTTTAATGTGTCCAAACGAATGTCCAGGATTATATGACGTTTATGGAGAAGAATTTGAAGCTTTATATACTGATTACGAATTTCAAGGAAAAGGAAGAAAAACAATCCGTGCTCGTGAATTATGGGAGAAAATCCTAGAATCTCAAATCGAGACTGGAACGCCATATATGTTGTACAAAGATGCGGCAAACCGTAAATCGAACCACAAGAATTTAGGAACTATCCGTTCTTCTAACTTGTGTACAGAGATTATGGAGTTTACTTCTAAAGATGAAATCGCAGTTTGTAACTTGGCTTCAATCTCTTTACCAATGTTTATTGACAACGGACAATTTGATCACCAAGCGCTTTACAATGTTACAAAACGTGTAACTCGTAACTTGAACAAAGTAATCGACAGAAATTACTATCCAGTAAAAGAAGCTGAAAATTCTAATATGCGTCACCGTCCGGTTGGTTTAGGTGTACAAGGTTTAGCAGATGCTTTCATTATGTTGCGTATGCCGTTTACAAGTGATGAAGCTAAAAAATTAAACCAAGAGATTTTCGAAACATTATACTTCGCTGCTGTAACTGCTTCTATGGAAATGGCAAAAGAAGAAGGACCATATTCTACTTTCGAAGGTTCGCCAATGTCTCAAGGAGAATTCCAACACAATATGTGGGGAATGAAAGATGAAGAATTATCTGGTCGTTGGGACTGGGCTTCATTAAGAAAAGAAGTTGTAGAGCATGGAGTTCGTAACTCTTTATTAGTTGCGCCAATGCCAACTGCTTCTACTTCTCAAATCTTAGGAAACAACGAAGCTTTTGAACCATATACATCAAACATTTACACACGTCGTGTATTGTCTGGAGAATTCATCGTAGTAAACAAACATTTACTAGAAGACTTAGTAAAACTAGGTTTATGGAACGAAGATTTGAAACAAGAAATTATGCGTCATAATGGATCTGTTCAGAATATTGATAAGATTCCGCAAGACTTGAAAGATCTTTACAAAACAGTTTGGGAAATGTCGATGAAAGATATTATCGATATGTCTCGTCAAAGAGGATATTTCATTGACCAGTCTCAATCGCTAAACTTGTTCATGCAAGATGCAAACTATTCTAAACTTACGTCAATGCACTTCTACGCTTGGCAGTCAGGTTTAAAAACAGGTATGTATTACTTAAGAACAAAAGCGGCTGTAGATGCGATTAAATTCACATTAAACAACGATAAAAAAGAAGAAACAGCTCCATCATTAGTTGCAGAAACTGAAGCAATCAGCGTTGAGGATTACAAAGCGATGTTGCTTAAAGCACAAGCTGCAGATCCTGAAGATTGTGAAATGTGTGGATCTTAA
- a CDS encoding ribonucleotide-diphosphate reductase subunit beta yields the protein MSQVEPILQENKNRFVIFPIKHHDIWEWYKKMEASFWTAEEIDLHQDLTDWNNKLNDDERYFIKHILAFFAASDGIVNENLAENFVNEVQYAEAKFFYGFQIMMENIHSETYSLLIDTYVKDEAEKTELFNALEVFPAIAKKGEWALKWIESDSFAERLIAFAAVEGIFFSGAFCSIYWLKKRGLMPGLTFSNELISRDEGVHCDFAVHLHNHHLVNKVPKDRIKEIIVDALDIERQFVTESLPVSLIGMNATLMTQYLEFVADRLLVELGCERVYGSANPFDFMDMISLQGKTNFFEKRVAEYQKSGVMNTDSDAQKISFDADF from the coding sequence ATGTCTCAAGTAGAACCAATCTTACAAGAAAATAAAAATCGTTTCGTTATTTTTCCTATCAAACATCATGATATTTGGGAATGGTATAAAAAAATGGAAGCAAGTTTCTGGACTGCTGAAGAAATCGATTTGCACCAAGATTTGACAGATTGGAATAACAAACTGAATGACGATGAAAGATATTTCATTAAACATATATTAGCATTTTTTGCTGCTTCTGACGGAATCGTAAATGAGAATCTGGCTGAGAACTTTGTTAATGAAGTTCAATATGCTGAAGCGAAGTTTTTCTATGGTTTCCAGATTATGATGGAAAACATTCATAGTGAAACGTATTCTTTATTAATTGACACTTACGTGAAAGACGAAGCAGAAAAAACAGAATTGTTTAATGCTTTGGAAGTTTTTCCTGCTATTGCTAAAAAAGGAGAATGGGCTTTAAAATGGATCGAGTCAGATTCATTTGCTGAAAGACTTATCGCTTTTGCTGCAGTTGAAGGAATCTTTTTCTCAGGAGCTTTCTGTTCAATTTATTGGTTGAAAAAACGTGGTTTAATGCCAGGTTTGACTTTCTCTAATGAGCTGATTTCTCGTGACGAAGGCGTACACTGTGATTTTGCAGTTCACTTGCACAATCATCACTTGGTTAACAAAGTTCCAAAAGATAGAATCAAAGAAATCATAGTTGATGCCTTAGATATCGAAAGACAATTCGTAACAGAATCTCTTCCAGTAAGTTTAATTGGTATGAATGCTACTTTGATGACGCAATATTTAGAATTTGTTGCTGATAGATTATTAGTAGAATTAGGTTGTGAGCGTGTGTATGGATCAGCGAATCCGTTTGATTTCATGGACATGATTTCTCTTCAAGGAAAAACCAATTTCTTTGAAAAACGTGTTGCAGAGTATCAAAAATCTGGTGTAATGAACACAGATAGTGATGCTCAGAAAATTTCATTTGATGCAGATTTTTAG
- a CDS encoding DUF1800 domain-containing protein has protein sequence MKKSSLWSLRLGFSGKEADEIEKLGIEKFLKKSYASKADKQLPAFLEDDPKTLLQLKELKQSIKDADSEAKKKVLKREIYSAIEFRKWWIDKMRTDEFPLRENMVCFWHNHFVSTTQKVKVNYWIYQHNMILRENAFGNFKELTKQILKSNAMIKYLDNVDNKKGKFNENLSRELLELFTIGIGNYSESDIKNGARALAGLNYGDDGAVYRKNIEDNSDKIYFGKTGNWKADDLVDIIFEQKNIPYLITRKILKWFVYDNPPEDLVVHYGDYFRKKNFEIEPLLTKIFTEEYAKDNAGNKIKDPLVYIIQLIDELEIKDFDNAMIALFLRQQGMDLYNQVNVKGWDGGNSWLTSQVYLQRNNTSDLLCNGRTISRKILNTMDGQIQSPKAEFEKIDVKIDFDSSGNNKTIITELSNRLLFDVNESMQKDMENLLKYDFDPKDPHADFAVVRLFNYITKLPEYQLI, from the coding sequence ATGAAAAAAAGCAGTCTTTGGTCCTTACGATTAGGCTTCTCAGGAAAAGAAGCCGATGAAATCGAGAAATTAGGAATTGAAAAATTTCTGAAAAAGTCTTATGCTTCAAAAGCTGATAAACAACTCCCCGCTTTTTTAGAAGACGATCCTAAAACACTTCTTCAACTAAAGGAATTAAAACAATCCATTAAAGATGCTGATTCAGAAGCTAAGAAGAAAGTTCTGAAAAGAGAAATTTATTCGGCTATAGAATTCAGAAAGTGGTGGATTGATAAAATGCGGACGGATGAATTTCCCCTTCGCGAAAACATGGTTTGTTTCTGGCACAATCACTTCGTGTCGACGACCCAAAAAGTAAAAGTCAATTACTGGATTTATCAGCATAACATGATTTTGCGCGAAAATGCTTTTGGGAATTTTAAGGAATTAACCAAGCAGATTCTAAAATCGAATGCCATGATTAAATATCTGGATAATGTCGATAATAAAAAAGGGAAATTCAACGAAAATCTAAGTCGGGAATTATTGGAATTATTCACAATCGGAATTGGGAATTATTCTGAAAGCGATATTAAGAACGGCGCGCGGGCATTGGCTGGGTTAAATTATGGTGATGATGGCGCAGTTTATAGAAAAAATATAGAAGATAACAGCGATAAAATCTATTTCGGGAAAACCGGAAACTGGAAGGCAGATGACTTAGTCGATATTATTTTTGAACAGAAAAACATTCCGTATTTAATCACGCGAAAAATTCTTAAATGGTTTGTTTATGACAATCCGCCAGAAGATTTGGTGGTTCATTATGGCGATTACTTTCGAAAGAAAAACTTCGAAATTGAACCTTTGCTGACCAAAATTTTCACAGAAGAATATGCCAAAGACAATGCGGGAAACAAAATCAAAGATCCATTGGTTTATATTATACAGCTTATTGATGAATTGGAAATTAAAGATTTTGACAATGCCATGATTGCACTTTTCTTGAGACAACAAGGAATGGATTTGTACAATCAGGTGAATGTAAAAGGTTGGGATGGCGGAAATTCATGGTTGACTTCTCAGGTGTATTTGCAGCGAAACAATACTTCAGATTTACTTTGTAATGGAAGGACAATTTCGAGAAAAATATTAAACACAATGGATGGGCAAATTCAGTCGCCAAAAGCAGAATTTGAAAAAATCGATGTGAAGATTGATTTTGATTCCAGCGGAAACAATAAAACCATTATTACTGAATTATCTAACAGACTTTTATTTGATGTAAACGAATCGATGCAAAAAGATATGGAGAATCTTCTGAAATACGATTTTGACCCCAAAGATCCGCACGCTGATTTTGCTGTTGTCCGACTTTTCAACTACATCACAAAACTTCCCGAATATCAATTAATCTAA
- a CDS encoding S41 family peptidase — protein MKFNPKYLPIVIGATFALGTIAGSLMNAPASDQLLAKNYSKTKLNKLIDFINTEYVDSVNTDSIVNLTVDNILSKLDPHSVYIPPSEQAEVAESMKGDFVGIGINFYMYKDSVAIIKPVENGPSAKAGIKSGDRILFAGKTKLYGRKLPSDSLFSKLKGLQGSEIELTVFRKSEQKKLKFKVKRDVIPIKSVDASMLLGNNIGYIKINRFAESTFNEFKTGLTRLKQKGIQSLVIDLRDNGGGYMEEAIAIADEFLKDKQLIVFTKSKNGSTEKTYATKAGSFETGKVYVLINENSASASEILAGAIQDNDRGTIVGRRSFGKGLVQREMDFNDGSAVRLTVARYYTPTGRSIQKPYKKGNEEYFKESESRIATGELYAKDSIKVADSLKFKTPKGKIVYGGGGIVPDVFVPMEAEHGNENVAYLLQTGIVGHFVFEELDKNRNAFAGDSFAEFLAKMKNSDVYFKKFKNYILMTGLDLKLDKTKALVNRHITAEFARQLYGELYYYDVILKEDAMIKTILTPKK, from the coding sequence ATGAAATTTAATCCGAAATATTTGCCAATAGTAATAGGAGCAACTTTTGCTCTTGGAACAATTGCTGGTAGCCTTATGAACGCTCCAGCAAGCGACCAACTTTTGGCTAAAAATTACTCTAAAACCAAACTTAATAAGCTTATTGATTTTATCAATACCGAATATGTTGATAGTGTCAATACAGATTCGATTGTGAATCTTACAGTCGATAATATACTTTCCAAATTAGATCCGCATTCAGTTTATATTCCGCCAAGCGAACAAGCTGAGGTTGCCGAAAGCATGAAAGGTGATTTTGTGGGAATCGGAATCAATTTTTATATGTATAAAGATTCGGTTGCGATTATAAAACCAGTAGAAAACGGACCTTCAGCAAAAGCAGGAATAAAATCTGGCGATCGAATTTTATTCGCAGGAAAAACCAAATTGTATGGCAGAAAATTGCCTTCAGATAGTTTATTCTCCAAATTAAAAGGACTTCAAGGTTCAGAAATCGAATTGACTGTTTTTAGAAAATCAGAACAGAAGAAACTGAAATTTAAGGTTAAGCGGGACGTTATTCCGATTAAAAGTGTTGATGCTTCTATGCTGCTTGGAAATAATATTGGCTATATCAAAATAAACCGTTTTGCAGAATCCACTTTTAATGAGTTTAAAACTGGTTTGACAAGATTAAAGCAAAAAGGAATTCAGTCGCTTGTAATTGATCTTCGCGATAATGGAGGCGGTTATATGGAAGAAGCGATTGCTATTGCTGATGAGTTTTTAAAAGATAAACAGTTAATCGTTTTCACGAAAAGCAAAAACGGCTCAACTGAAAAAACATACGCAACAAAAGCAGGAAGTTTTGAAACTGGAAAAGTATATGTTTTAATTAATGAGAATAGTGCTTCTGCAAGCGAAATTTTAGCTGGAGCAATTCAAGATAATGACCGTGGAACGATCGTTGGGCGCCGTTCTTTTGGAAAAGGTTTAGTGCAACGTGAAATGGACTTTAACGACGGATCTGCAGTAAGATTGACTGTGGCTCGTTATTATACGCCAACAGGAAGATCAATACAGAAACCATACAAAAAAGGAAACGAAGAATATTTTAAAGAATCAGAGTCTAGAATTGCTACAGGAGAACTTTATGCAAAAGACAGTATAAAAGTGGCAGATTCTTTAAAATTCAAAACTCCGAAAGGAAAAATAGTTTATGGCGGCGGCGGAATTGTTCCAGATGTTTTTGTACCAATGGAAGCAGAGCACGGAAATGAAAATGTGGCTTATTTGTTGCAAACAGGAATTGTTGGTCATTTTGTCTTTGAAGAATTAGATAAAAACAGAAATGCTTTTGCAGGCGATAGTTTTGCTGAGTTTTTAGCTAAAATGAAAAACTCAGATGTGTATTTCAAAAAGTTCAAAAATTATATCTTGATGACAGGTCTGGATCTGAAATTGGATAAAACGAAAGCGCTCGTAAACCGTCATATTACAGCTGAATTCGCACGACAGCTATATGGAGAATTGTATTATTATGATGTAATCTTAAAAGAAGATGCCATGATAAAAACAATTCTAACCCCGAAGAAATAA